Proteins from a genomic interval of Stenotrophomonas sp. 24(2023):
- a CDS encoding DUF998 domain-containing protein — MTRGHAGPRAAAALALSALLLFVLVAVATQFVRTDLDWVRATLSLYLHGPWGLALRVAYCLLAVAIAVLGLALYRCSIGPRRSAAAPLLFVVSALGLATVAIGDSWLPALAPLIAPFIHGLAANTAFLCASTGALLQAWYLRREPGWQALAGGLWGGAWLAFVLLWLHVLWRGPPRGAGQKLVIAVLVGWLLCLAWGLWRRSQRPTAVHVAHTCHGVSCAQTNGDPT, encoded by the coding sequence ATGACGCGGGGGCATGCAGGGCCGCGCGCTGCGGCCGCGCTGGCGCTGTCGGCGCTGCTGCTGTTCGTGCTGGTGGCGGTGGCCACGCAGTTCGTGCGCACCGACCTGGATTGGGTGCGGGCTACGTTGAGCCTGTACCTGCATGGCCCGTGGGGGTTGGCGCTGCGCGTGGCGTACTGCCTGCTGGCGGTGGCCATCGCGGTGCTGGGGCTGGCGCTGTACCGGTGCAGCATCGGCCCCCGGCGCAGTGCCGCCGCGCCGCTGCTGTTCGTGGTGTCCGCGCTGGGCCTGGCGACCGTGGCCATCGGTGACAGCTGGTTGCCGGCGCTGGCACCGCTGATCGCGCCGTTCATCCACGGCCTGGCGGCCAATACCGCGTTCCTGTGCGCCAGCACCGGCGCGCTGCTGCAGGCCTGGTACCTGCGCCGGGAGCCGGGCTGGCAGGCGCTGGCCGGTGGGCTGTGGGGCGGGGCCTGGCTGGCCTTCGTGCTGCTGTGGCTGCACGTGCTGTGGCGGGGGCCGCCGCGCGGGGCGGGGCAGAAGCTGGTGATCGCGGTGCTGGTCGGCTGGCTGCTGTGCCTGGCCTGGGGCCTGTGGCGACGCAGCCAGCGGCCAACCGCCGTACATGTCGCGCACACCTGCCACGGCGTATCGTGTGCGCAGACCAATGGGGATCCAACATGA
- a CDS encoding oxidoreductase-like domain-containing protein: MSEPDRDPDPRPTPPEEPGPNECCGSGCPLCVLDLYAEELQRYRQALAQWLQRHPEASP, from the coding sequence GTGTCCGAGCCTGACCGCGACCCCGATCCCCGTCCCACGCCGCCGGAAGAGCCGGGCCCCAACGAATGCTGCGGCAGCGGCTGCCCGCTGTGCGTGCTGGACCTGTATGCCGAGGAGCTGCAGCGTTACCGGCAGGCGCTGGCGCAGTGGCTGCAGCGGCACCCGGAGGCATCGCCATGA
- a CDS encoding transglutaminase-like domain-containing protein, giving the protein MAIPPALQAMLQQQVIAQGASRQQRLQALVEMIFGHHGLDLQYDADATYTVGEVWQYRRANCLSFTLLFVSLARQAGIDARVQEVGQVVSWYQDTSQGVVYNVGHVNAGIQIAGASATVDLDRNVLYDRHGPQPISDTRAMAHFYNNRGAERLVAGDDAGARRLFAAALSQQPAFAQAWNNIGVLDHRQGDDAAARRAFETVLRDAPGNAAALSNASALYLALGMDAQARPLQQRLQQIQREDPFAQYMLGAQAEREGRLDAAIGYYRRAVRLYDTAHQFHFGLARVYFLRGQLRLADRELVRARELGGTALQARYQAKLDSLARWRASQQAAR; this is encoded by the coding sequence ATGGCCATTCCACCTGCACTGCAGGCCATGCTGCAGCAGCAGGTGATCGCCCAGGGCGCCTCGCGCCAGCAGCGGCTGCAGGCGCTGGTGGAGATGATCTTCGGCCACCATGGCCTGGACCTGCAGTACGACGCCGACGCGACCTACACCGTTGGCGAAGTCTGGCAGTACCGGCGCGCGAACTGCCTGTCATTCACCCTGCTGTTCGTCAGCCTCGCGCGCCAGGCCGGCATCGACGCGCGCGTGCAGGAAGTCGGGCAGGTCGTGTCCTGGTACCAGGACACCAGCCAGGGCGTGGTCTACAACGTCGGCCACGTCAACGCAGGCATACAGATCGCCGGTGCCAGCGCGACCGTGGACCTGGACCGCAACGTGCTCTACGACCGCCATGGGCCGCAGCCGATCAGCGACACGCGCGCGATGGCGCACTTCTACAACAACCGGGGCGCCGAGCGCCTGGTCGCCGGTGATGACGCCGGCGCGCGCCGGTTGTTCGCTGCGGCGCTGTCCCAGCAGCCGGCCTTCGCCCAGGCCTGGAACAACATCGGCGTGCTCGACCACCGGCAAGGCGACGATGCCGCCGCGCGCCGGGCATTTGAAACCGTCCTGCGCGATGCGCCGGGCAACGCAGCGGCATTGTCCAATGCCAGTGCGCTGTACCTGGCACTGGGCATGGACGCCCAGGCCCGTCCCCTGCAGCAGCGCCTGCAGCAGATACAGCGCGAAGACCCCTTCGCGCAGTACATGCTGGGCGCACAGGCCGAGCGCGAAGGACGGCTCGATGCGGCCATCGGCTACTACCGGCGGGCCGTGCGGCTGTATGACACCGCACACCAGTTCCACTTCGGGCTCGCCCGGGTCTACTTCCTGCGCGGGCAGCTGCGCCTGGCGGACCGGGAGCTGGTGCGGGCGCGCGAACTGGGTGGCACCGCGCTGCAGGCCCGCTACCAGGCCAAGCTGGACAGCCTGGCGCGTTGGCGGGCAAGCCAGCAGGCAGCACGCTGA
- a CDS encoding zinc ribbon domain-containing protein YjdM: MPAVPACPQCTLENTYADGALWICADCGFEWTAADSQGDALVVRDSNGNVLQAGDTVTVIKDLKVKGSSIPLKQGTVIRNIRLVEDDAEHIEGHSDKIKGLVLKTCFLKKA, translated from the coding sequence ATGCCCGCTGTTCCCGCCTGCCCGCAGTGCACCCTGGAAAACACCTATGCCGATGGCGCGCTGTGGATCTGCGCCGACTGTGGCTTTGAATGGACGGCCGCGGACAGCCAGGGCGACGCGCTGGTCGTGCGTGACAGCAATGGCAACGTGCTGCAGGCCGGCGATACGGTGACGGTGATCAAGGACCTGAAGGTGAAGGGATCCTCCATTCCGCTCAAGCAGGGCACGGTGATCCGCAACATCCGCCTGGTCGAGGACGATGCCGAACACATCGAAGGCCACTCGGACAAGATCAAGGGCCTGGTGCTCAAGACCTGCTTCCTGAAGAAGGCATGA
- a CDS encoding Hsp70 family protein, translating to MRLGIDFGTSNSAAAIVVDGAVQPITFGGAQQFRTSVYFPGAVQDPEDFKPDAGQEHALQQLIDSATRQARAAGIERTPQALRREALRALRREWMEARMREPRSSSELLQNAVYGDAALEAYFLEQEGNLVQSPKSMLGYNLHPRARQTITGIASHILEHIRLTASAQLGTAVRHALLGRPVQFRSSIGAAGNDQALDILREAATQAGFDSVDFLEEPAAAAMHYHAASDARHDAVIVDIGGGTTDIAHAEVGGDAAPRIHRAWGIARGGTDIDLALSLARYMPLFGRGVSRVPAHHFVEAATVQDMPRQREFRLHRYDHVDSPWGPRLQALQEPGNTARLYRDVEQAKIALSSAGTHRSALDYIGRDLHVDTPADGLAQAAHGYIGQLRELLAQVRTDIGGDPQAVFVTGGMSRAGYLRQAIAEAFPAARPVHGDPSFGVVQGLALAAAQPG from the coding sequence ATGCGCCTGGGCATCGACTTCGGCACCAGCAACTCGGCGGCGGCCATCGTGGTGGACGGCGCCGTCCAGCCCATCACGTTCGGGGGTGCCCAGCAGTTCCGCACCAGCGTGTATTTCCCGGGTGCGGTACAGGACCCGGAAGACTTCAAGCCCGATGCCGGCCAGGAACACGCTCTGCAGCAGCTGATCGACAGCGCCACGCGCCAGGCCCGTGCGGCCGGTATCGAGCGCACGCCGCAGGCGCTGCGCCGCGAGGCGCTGCGTGCCCTGCGCCGGGAATGGATGGAAGCGCGCATGCGCGAGCCACGCAGCTCCAGCGAGCTGCTGCAGAACGCGGTGTACGGCGATGCCGCACTGGAAGCCTATTTCCTCGAGCAGGAAGGCAACCTGGTGCAGAGCCCCAAATCGATGCTGGGCTACAACCTGCATCCGCGCGCCCGGCAGACCATCACCGGCATTGCCAGCCATATCCTGGAACATATCCGCCTGACCGCCAGCGCACAGCTGGGCACTGCCGTGCGCCACGCACTGCTCGGCCGCCCGGTGCAGTTCCGCAGCTCGATCGGTGCCGCCGGCAATGACCAGGCACTGGACATCCTGCGTGAAGCGGCCACCCAGGCCGGTTTCGACAGTGTCGATTTCCTGGAGGAACCGGCCGCGGCCGCCATGCATTACCACGCCGCCAGCGATGCCCGCCACGACGCGGTGATCGTCGATATCGGCGGCGGTACCACCGATATCGCCCATGCCGAGGTCGGCGGCGATGCGGCCCCGCGCATCCATCGCGCCTGGGGTATCGCCCGCGGCGGTACCGATATCGACCTGGCCCTGAGCCTGGCCCGGTACATGCCCCTGTTCGGCCGCGGCGTCAGCCGCGTGCCCGCCCATCACTTCGTCGAAGCGGCCACCGTGCAGGACATGCCACGCCAGCGTGAATTCCGCCTGCACCGCTACGACCATGTCGACAGCCCCTGGGGCCCACGCCTGCAGGCCCTGCAGGAACCGGGCAATACCGCACGCCTGTACCGCGACGTGGAGCAGGCCAAGATCGCCCTGAGCAGCGCCGGTACCCACCGCAGCGCACTGGACTACATCGGCCGCGACCTGCATGTGGACACCCCGGCCGACGGCCTGGCGCAGGCCGCCCACGGCTACATCGGGCAGCTGCGCGAGCTGCTGGCACAGGTCCGGACCGACATCGGCGGCGACCCGCAGGCGGTGTTCGTGACCGGCGGCATGTCCCGTGCCGGTTACCTGCGCCAGGCCATCGCCGAGGCGTTCCCGGCCGCCCGCCCGGTGCATGGCGACCCATCCTTCGGCGTGGTGCAGGGCCTGGCCCTGGCCGCCGCCCAGCCCGGTTAA
- a CDS encoding YkgJ family cysteine cluster protein, translating to MHVLPGDAVPAHLLDTDDYGCTVMARNEEGWCAAIDPYHLRCTIYPQRPAICRQFPMGGDDCRSVRQDYLHQAQACVPLSPSP from the coding sequence GTGCACGTGCTGCCCGGCGACGCGGTGCCGGCGCACCTGCTGGACACCGATGACTACGGCTGCACGGTGATGGCGCGCAACGAGGAAGGCTGGTGCGCGGCCATCGACCCCTACCATCTGCGCTGCACGATCTACCCGCAGCGTCCCGCGATCTGCCGCCAGTTTCCCATGGGTGGCGATGACTGCCGCTCGGTGCGGCAGGACTACCTGCACCAGGCGCAGGCCTGCGTGCCCCTCTCCCCTTCCCCCTGA
- a CDS encoding DUF4097 family beta strand repeat-containing protein, which yields MILPLCLAAALLPSLALADTRVDERAALASGGRIELSNIAGKVSVRGWDRNEVQLTGTLSDGLELRQEKSANRVRWEVEYPRRNSNGGATLVLSVPRGVEVQLGTVSADVDISGVDVSRLQASTVSGGLSAAGRSGESALTTVSGSIQARLQTPRLEARTVSGRIQAGGGLSGDINTQTVSGRVDVDTGRVQRLAVETVSGGIDVAASALAPGGRISAQSVSASVNLRLPRSVSAQLSVDSFSGSIDSDAGTVERPRYGPGSRLDARLGSGDGDIRIQSHSGSVRVRLDR from the coding sequence ATGATCCTTCCCCTGTGCCTGGCGGCTGCACTGCTGCCATCGCTGGCGCTGGCCGATACGCGTGTGGATGAGCGTGCGGCGCTGGCATCCGGCGGCCGCATCGAGCTGAGCAACATCGCCGGCAAGGTCAGCGTGCGCGGTTGGGACCGCAACGAGGTGCAGTTGACCGGCACCCTGTCCGACGGGCTGGAACTGCGGCAGGAAAAGAGTGCCAACCGCGTGCGCTGGGAGGTGGAATACCCGCGGCGCAACAGCAACGGTGGCGCCACGCTGGTGCTGAGCGTGCCACGCGGGGTGGAGGTGCAGCTGGGCACGGTCAGCGCCGATGTGGACATCAGCGGGGTGGATGTCAGCCGGTTGCAGGCCAGCACGGTCAGTGGCGGGCTGTCGGCCGCCGGGCGCAGCGGTGAGAGCGCGCTCACCACCGTCAGTGGCAGCATCCAGGCCCGGCTGCAGACGCCGCGGCTGGAAGCGCGCACGGTCAGCGGCCGCATCCAGGCCGGTGGTGGGCTGTCCGGTGACATCAACACCCAGACCGTGTCCGGCCGGGTCGATGTGGATACCGGCCGCGTGCAGCGGTTGGCGGTGGAAACCGTATCCGGCGGCATCGACGTGGCGGCGTCGGCGCTGGCACCGGGGGGGCGCATCAGCGCGCAGTCGGTCAGTGCGTCGGTCAACCTGCGGCTGCCGCGTTCGGTGTCCGCGCAGTTGTCGGTGGACAGCTTCAGCGGTTCGATCGACAGCGATGCCGGTACCGTGGAGCGGCCGCGCTACGGCCCGGGCAGCCGGCTTGACGCCCGGCTGGGCAGCGGTGACGGGGATATCCGCATCCAGTCGCATTCCGGCAGCGTGCGGGTACGCCTGGACCGGTGA
- a CDS encoding RNA polymerase sigma factor: MLDTTMPALTAANDAAADEPALVRAAAGGDMSAYELLYRRHAPRVYAVLWRLCGGQQARAEDALQEAFLQAWKALPGFRFESSIGTWLHRLGVNAALMELRGRAGGHDHDSLDDADGTLPELAVHDSCAGTRRDLERALATLPPRARAVLVLHDIEGWKHQEIAEQLQMAVGSSKAQLHRARSLLRERLGDTA, translated from the coding sequence ATGCTCGACACCACCATGCCCGCGCTGACCGCCGCCAACGATGCAGCCGCCGATGAACCCGCCCTGGTGCGGGCGGCGGCCGGTGGTGACATGTCGGCCTATGAACTGCTGTACCGGCGCCATGCCCCGCGCGTGTATGCCGTGCTGTGGCGGCTGTGCGGCGGCCAGCAGGCCCGTGCCGAAGACGCCCTGCAGGAAGCCTTCCTGCAGGCGTGGAAGGCGCTGCCGGGGTTCCGTTTTGAAAGCAGCATCGGCACCTGGCTGCATCGTCTGGGGGTCAATGCCGCGCTGATGGAACTGCGCGGGCGTGCCGGTGGGCATGACCACGACAGCCTGGATGATGCCGATGGAACGCTGCCGGAGCTGGCGGTGCATGACAGCTGCGCCGGCACCCGCCGTGATCTGGAACGCGCGCTGGCGACCCTGCCGCCGCGTGCACGTGCAGTACTGGTGCTGCACGATATAGAAGGCTGGAAACACCAGGAAATCGCCGAACAACTGCAGATGGCCGTCGGCAGTTCCAAGGCACAGCTTCACCGCGCCCGCAGCCTGTTGCGGGAACGGTTGGGAGATACCGCATGA
- a CDS encoding mechanosensitive ion channel family protein, translating to MMLSIKDHLPAWTHPWLHDLGIAAQVLLTVLVAWLLRVIGRRLIRRFSEHYTLPPEMVMGARRVTTFVISFSALLYILHVLGASPVALWTAFTGFAAVGAVAFFAAWSVLSNIFCTLLIFTTRPFRLHDYIEVLENGEKPGLKGRVIDINLIYTTLQESGDHEGTVLQLPNNLFFQRTVRRWRNPAQAPGGIQGDG from the coding sequence ATGATGTTGTCGATCAAGGACCACCTGCCCGCCTGGACCCATCCCTGGCTGCATGACCTGGGCATCGCCGCCCAGGTGCTGCTGACCGTACTGGTCGCGTGGCTGCTGCGGGTGATCGGACGCCGGCTGATCCGCCGTTTCTCCGAGCACTACACGCTGCCGCCGGAAATGGTGATGGGCGCGCGCCGGGTCACCACCTTCGTCATTTCCTTCAGCGCACTGCTGTACATCCTGCACGTGCTGGGCGCCTCGCCGGTGGCGCTGTGGACGGCCTTCACCGGCTTTGCGGCGGTGGGCGCGGTGGCCTTCTTCGCGGCCTGGAGCGTGCTGTCGAACATCTTCTGCACGCTGCTGATCTTCACCACCCGGCCGTTCCGTCTGCACGACTACATCGAAGTACTGGAAAACGGCGAGAAGCCGGGACTGAAGGGCCGGGTGATCGACATCAACCTGATCTACACCACCCTGCAGGAGAGCGGTGACCACGAAGGCACCGTGCTGCAGCTGCCGAACAACCTGTTCTTCCAACGCACGGTGCGCCGCTGGCGCAACCCGGCACAGGCCCCGGGCGGCATCCAGGGCGACGGCTGA
- a CDS encoding DksA/TraR family C4-type zinc finger protein, with translation MATGWAGDGAVQDQIDATVDDAVARARRQLRQGPGRERCEACDAVIPLARREAVPGVRLCVACQQAQDEDEQAHSGYNRRGSKDSQLR, from the coding sequence ATGGCCACCGGTTGGGCGGGGGATGGCGCGGTCCAGGACCAGATCGACGCCACGGTTGACGACGCTGTGGCCCGTGCCCGGCGCCAGTTGCGCCAGGGCCCCGGGCGCGAGCGCTGTGAAGCATGCGATGCGGTGATTCCGCTGGCCCGCCGCGAGGCGGTGCCAGGCGTGCGGCTGTGCGTGGCCTGCCAGCAGGCGCAGGACGAGGACGAGCAGGCGCACAGCGGCTACAACCGGCGGGGCAGCAAGGACAGCCAGTTGCGGTGA
- a CDS encoding DUF2058 domain-containing protein: MAKPNALQEQLLKAGLAKKSQASAAAREQAKARQGKAESASAEIQRDAERARAEKAERDRALAAERNAQAKLAEQKAQARQIITAHAVPHKGEDEYRFSDGGAIRTLLIDPKLRKALSVGVLVIVAHGDGYAVLPRVAGEKVRERMPEAIVVDHGQPGSSAEISTGNAEDDAYYAQFQVPDDLVW, encoded by the coding sequence ATGGCAAAGCCCAACGCGCTGCAGGAACAATTGCTCAAGGCCGGCCTGGCCAAGAAGTCGCAGGCCAGCGCGGCCGCGCGCGAACAGGCCAAGGCCCGCCAGGGCAAGGCCGAATCGGCGTCGGCCGAGATCCAGCGCGACGCCGAGCGTGCCCGCGCCGAAAAGGCCGAGCGGGACCGCGCGCTGGCCGCCGAGCGCAATGCGCAGGCGAAGCTGGCTGAACAGAAGGCCCAGGCGCGGCAGATCATCACGGCCCATGCCGTGCCCCACAAGGGTGAGGACGAATACCGCTTCAGTGACGGTGGGGCCATCCGCACGCTGCTGATCGACCCCAAGCTGCGCAAGGCGCTGTCGGTGGGCGTGCTGGTCATCGTGGCCCATGGCGACGGCTACGCCGTGCTGCCGCGGGTGGCGGGCGAGAAGGTGCGCGAACGCATGCCGGAGGCGATCGTGGTCGATCACGGCCAGCCCGGCAGCAGTGCGGAGATCTCCACCGGCAACGCCGAGGATGATGCCTATTACGCCCAGTTCCAGGTGCCGGACGATCTGGTCTGGTAA
- a CDS encoding M48 family metallopeptidase, producing MAVLKYLTGYPEPLVAQVSDLLAQGRLGPWLRQRYPDPHEVRSDRQLYDYTQELKDRYLRKSVPLNKVCYDNTLEVIKHALGTHTAISRVHGNRLKASREIRIATVFRQAPAAFLRMIVVHELAHLKEAEHNKAFYQLCQHMEPDYLQLEFDTRLYLTELANRGQR from the coding sequence ATGGCGGTTCTGAAGTACCTCACCGGTTATCCCGAGCCCCTGGTGGCGCAGGTCAGCGACCTGCTGGCCCAGGGCAGGCTCGGCCCCTGGCTGCGCCAGCGCTACCCCGACCCGCACGAGGTGCGCAGCGACCGCCAGCTGTACGACTACACCCAGGAGCTGAAAGACCGCTACCTGCGCAAATCGGTGCCGCTGAACAAGGTCTGCTACGACAACACCCTGGAAGTGATCAAGCACGCGCTGGGCACCCATACGGCCATTTCCCGGGTGCACGGCAACCGGCTCAAGGCCAGCCGTGAAATCCGCATCGCCACGGTGTTCCGCCAGGCCCCGGCGGCGTTCCTGCGCATGATCGTGGTGCATGAACTGGCCCACCTGAAGGAGGCCGAGCACAACAAGGCCTTCTACCAGCTGTGCCAGCACATGGAGCCGGATTACCTGCAGCTGGAGTTCGACACGCGCCTGTACCTGACCGAGCTGGCCAACCGCGGCCAGCGCTGA
- a CDS encoding RNA pseudouridine synthase: protein MEPTRLDKRLSALLGIPRGEARRYIEGGWVRVDGEVVEQPQRPVSEGAVIVVDDQASDSKAERVSMLLHKPAGVAAEALCALVSSATRSDLDASAIRPLQRHFHGLQLAASLPAADSGLVVVSQDPATLAHLQRNLGRTEQEYLVEVAEGGPERGPWLLARLQQEAGGAKVSWQSEQRLRFAGKGLTAKGLKQAVTAAGLQVTALRRLRIGRVALGPLVPGQWRYLGSDERF, encoded by the coding sequence ATGGAACCGACCCGCCTCGACAAACGCCTGTCCGCCCTGCTCGGCATCCCGCGCGGTGAAGCGCGGCGCTACATCGAAGGCGGCTGGGTACGGGTGGACGGCGAAGTGGTCGAGCAGCCCCAGCGCCCGGTCAGCGAAGGCGCGGTGATCGTGGTCGACGATCAGGCCAGCGACAGCAAGGCCGAGCGGGTCAGCATGCTGCTGCACAAGCCGGCCGGGGTGGCCGCAGAGGCACTGTGCGCGCTGGTCAGCAGCGCGACCCGCAGCGACCTGGATGCCAGCGCCATCCGCCCCCTGCAGCGCCATTTCCACGGCCTGCAGCTGGCCGCTTCGCTGCCGGCCGCCGACAGCGGCCTGGTGGTGGTCAGCCAGGACCCGGCCACGCTGGCCCACCTGCAGCGCAACCTGGGCCGTACCGAGCAGGAATACCTGGTGGAAGTGGCCGAAGGTGGCCCCGAACGCGGGCCCTGGCTGCTGGCGCGCCTGCAGCAGGAAGCCGGCGGCGCCAAGGTGAGCTGGCAGAGCGAGCAGCGCCTGCGCTTTGCTGGCAAGGGCCTGACCGCCAAGGGCCTGAAACAGGCCGTCACCGCCGCCGGCCTGCAGGTGACCGCGCTGCGCCGGCTGCGCATCGGCCGCGTGGCGCTGGGACCGCTGGTACCGGGCCAGTGGCGCTACCTGGGCAGCGACGAGCGCTTCTGA